CTGCTGTGACCTTGCCTTATTAATACTCCTTAATATTGCGTGCTTTTCTGGTTCACATGATATGATGGATTTGGCAAAAAATCTTCCTTTCTGCCTGTCTCCAATATTAATGGTAGCTTTTTTGAAGCTTGGGGTTTCCACGATTCCGCTGGAAGAATTGCCTATCACCATTTCACAATATTTCATCGTTGAAAGGTACCTCAAAACACCCAGCGAGGTAAAAACAATGGCATTTTTATTTTCCTGGCAATAAGCATCAATTTTTTGATTGATTGCTCGACCATTTGCATCGGCATTTGCTTTGGTAAAAATATAATTTAATCCCTTGGTCTCGTTAAGAGCCGAAAGAAGCTCTTCAAGCTGCTTGATTGCAGCATTTTTTTCTAATGTCACGGGGTGAAAGGTTACCAGGGCATAGGGACTTTTCAAATCAATGTTCAGGCTTCGTGCCAACTCTTCTTTGCTTAAGAGAGGCATATTTAAAATATTCTCGACACTTGTTGACCCAACATTGAAAACTCGGTGCGGGGATTCCCCCATATTAATTATTCGCTGCCTGTATTGTTCAGTAGAAGTAAAATGCAAATAACTCATTTTGCTAATCGAATGGCGAAAGAACTCATCAACCGCTCCTTCGGTTGTTTCACCGCCATAGAGATGAGCAATGGGTATACACGCAACTGCTGCAGCGATTGCGGCAGAAAATATTTCAAATCGATCCCCTAACACGATGACCATGTTGGGTTTGGTTTGATCAAAGTACTCAGCAAACTCTGTAACCCCAATCCCAATAGCCTTGGACATAGCCTTCTGTGAGTCATCATTATTTTGCAATATATCAATCTTGGCATCGATTGAAAATCCATCTGCCTCTACTTCATTATAGGTAAGACCAAAATCCTCTGACAAATGCATACCCGTTGCCACGATTTTCAACTCAAAATGATCAGCAGCTTTAAGTTGTTTTATAATTGGGCTTAGCAGACCATACTCAGCCCGTGTGCCCGTCACTATACAGATCGTTTTTTTCATAGCTCGATCAACTCATCTTCGTAAAAATCATGTTTTGCCTTCTTTCCAAGTACATCGAACCACTTCATAGGAGATATTCCACATCCGGGACGTTTGACTGTTATATTTTCTTCCGTAAAGATTTCATCTTTAACGATCGTTCGTTTGGCAACAATGCTTTTTCGAGCTGCAATTTTATTTGGCTCTTCTGATTTTGATACTCGTTTAAGACCATCCCCTAATGCGAGTTCAATATTCCGTATAGCAGTTACCATAGCCTTAAGTTCCTGAGGATTAAGGCATGCCTGATGATCTGGCCCCTCCATACATTTATCAAGGGTAAAGTGCTTTTCTATGACGGCAGCTCCCAGGGCCACAGCAGCAATGGGAGCTTCAATACCTAAAGTATGATCTGAGTAACCAACTTTAATATCAAAGCTGTCCTTTAACATAAGCATTGCCCTGAGGTTGGAATCTTCAAAAGGAGTAGGGTACTGAGTATTACAGTGCAGGAGAGTTATTGTTCCTGCACCATTATCCTGTAGGGCCTCTAATGCCAGAGCTATTTCATCCAATTCACTCATTCCTGTAGACATGATCACTGGTTTGCCGATACGAGCAATTTTTATCAAGTACGGTAAGTTGGTTATCTCTCCTGATGGTACTTTATAGATAGGCATGTCAAGGGTTTCTAAAAAATCGATGCTCTCTAAATCAAAGGGTGTGGAAAGAAATGATATCGCTTTTTTATCACAATAGTTCTTCAGTTCCCTAAAATCATCAAAAGATAGTTCTAATTTCTTAACCATTTCCAGTTGACTTTCATTTTCCCCAGTTGTTTGTTTCTGATAGGCTGCCTTTTGGGCATTTTTGGATACCACGTTTTTAGCAATAAAGGTTTGAAACTTTACGGCATCAGCACCCGATGTTTTGGCAGTGTCTATGAGCTTTTTGGCTAGCAAAATGTCTCCGTTATGGTTTACTCCAGCTTCTGCGATGATATAGGTGTGAATTGTCGCATTCACGTTATCACCCTTTTATACCGTTTTTATTATCTTGGCAGGAACACCAACAGCAGTGCAATTGTTTGGAATATGATCAATTACGACAGCACCTGCTCCGATTACGGAGCACTTTCCAATTATTTTCCCTTGAATAATCGTGGCATTGGTGCCAATAAAAGCCCTATTTCCTAAGGTAACATTTCCGGAGATGCTGGAATTAGGAGATAAGTTAACATAATCACTTATTTTACAATCATGGCCTATTGTAGAATTAAGATTGTAAATTCCAAAATTACCGACCTCGATGTTATTCGTAAATCTAACCCCCGCAGTAATTACATTACCTATACATTGATTGAATGTTACTAATTGGCCCTTGCCAAAACTAGCTGAAGGATGAATGATATTGACATATTTTAAATAATCAAATTCTTGAGAGATTTTAGCTCGTATACTATTGTCGCCTATTCCTATAACAAAATCGTAATTCTTTTCGTAGAGGTTTTTTACACAACTCTCATGGATTACGTCGTATCCTAAAAGCACTTTTTGGTTGGGATCAATTCCAATAAAAACAATATTGGAGTAACCGATTGCCCAACATATATCAGCTACCTCTCGGGCAAATCCTGATGTTCCAAATATTGCTATATTCATAGTTTTATCCACTCTCCTAAAATATCCTCACGAACTCAGATTTCTAATTCCTTTCTCATTCGCTCTAACTCTTCAAGCTGTCCCATATCAAGCCAGCAACGTTCACTAACCGGAAAAACTCCGATCTTTTCACCAAGGCTTTTTTGCTGCTCAATGATATCAGTAAAACCTATTGGGGTATTTTCTTCTAAGCGATTGATTACTTCGGATTCTACAACATAAAAGCCGGTATTGGTCAGAAATGAGTACTCGGGTTTTTCAATCATTGAAGCGATTTCACCGTTGCCAATCATATTGATGATTCCATAAGGAATCGTGAGATGTTTGTAGGCAGCTACCATGGTAATCATATTCCCATTTTGTTTATGAAAATCATAAATTTCCTTATAATTGGCTCGGATGAGGATATCACAATTTGTCAGGAAAAATGTGGATGTCAGTTTATCCTTCAGCAGGCAAAGTCCGCCGCCGGTACCCAATTGTATCTCCTCATTGTGAAACTCCAGTGTATAATCCTTCTCAACCTCGCTGTAATAAGCCTTGATCATATTTTTCTTATGGTTGACGATAAAATGAAACTCGTTGCATTGATACTTCTTGAAATGGTTTATTATATGCTCAGTTATGGGTATTTCGCCAATGGGAATAAGTGGTTTCGGCAGTATTCTGGTATACGGATATAACCTGGTCCCTAAGCCGCCGGCCATGATGACGACCGGCACATTTAGCGAGAGGTTACGTCCAATTTCGTAATCTTTTAGAAAAGCAATGGATTGGATTTCTAAGCTTTCATTGACAATGGGCAATGACAAAATTGACCACTTTTTCATTAATTCCTGAGCCTTATCTTTATCTTGTTCATAGATAAATCTTGGCTGATAATTAGCGATTGCGCTTACTCTGTCTTCCAGTTTGCCTTCGCGCAGCAAATGTCGTCTAATGTCGCCATCCGTTATAATTGCTTTCAATTTATTATTTTCGACCACCAGCAGCATTTGATTTGCTGTTGCATCGATCTGTTTCATAGCATCAAGAACACTTTTATCTTCGCTGATAAACAATGCCCCTATCTTCAATATTCTCACCCCTTTTAGTATATGAATAATCATAGTAAAAGGGATCCATAATAGGAAATTATTTCAAATAATGACTTTCAAAAGAGTGTACAACTCTATATTGTAGATTAAGAAATAGACTTTATGGTGTTAATTACTTTATATACACTGCTTGCAGACAAATTACTGCTGCAAGGCAGATTGACAATGCGACGATGATACTCAGGCGCTTTCTCAATCTTGTATGCTTGATCTAGTAAATAGGGCTTTTGTTCATGAATAAGCCCCCATACCGGACGAGTCTGAATATTTCCCTCAGCTAATTTGTCGATGATTTTCCGGCGAGTGTATTTATCTAAGTTCATGATATATAAGGAATAAAACCAATAGTTCGGTCTGATATCTTCTCTGAAATCTAATATCTCTATACCGTTAATTTTCCCATTGATATTACGTTTGTAACGCTCATAATTCTCTTTTTTGACCGAGATGAAGTGCTCAAGCTGTTCCAACTGGGCAACCCCCAAGGCTGCTTGCAGGTTGGTCAAGCGATAATTGTAACCGACTTCGTTATGGAAGAAATTAACTGCATCGTCTTTGGCTTGTGTAGAGAGATATTTCGCTCTCTTTAAAATCTCTCGGCTACTGGAGACAATCATACCCCCGCCGCCCGTGGTAATAATTTTATTGCCATTAAATGAATACACGCCTATGTCGCCAATGGTTCCGGCGTATTTTCCTTGATAAGGACCCTCGAGGTAGTAAGTCCCTAAAGCCTCAGTGGCGTCTTCAATGACGATCAGGTTATATTTCTTAGCGATATCCATAACTGCCGGCATATCGGCCATATTGCCAAAAACGTGAACAACCACTACGGCTTTTATTTGCTTTCCGGTAGTTTTATTGATCAATTTATTGTCTAAAAAATTACATTCTCTTTGGCAGAACATCTTTAACTTTGCCATATCCATGCAGAGAGAATTATCGCAATCCATAAAAATAGGAGAGGCATGACAATATTTAACAGGATTTGCCGAAGCGATAAAAGTCAGAGTGGGTACGATCACTTCGTGATCCTTCTCCACGCCGGCTAAAATCAAGGCTAAATGTAAACCGGCAGTTCCGCTTTGACAGGCGACAGCTGAATACACCTTTAAATAATGGGCTAATTCTGTTTCAAACCGGGCTATATATGTCCCGCCGGTAGACACCCATTCTTTGTTTATGGCATCAGTTAAATAATTCAGCTCATTACCTCTCAGGTTAGGAACTGATAATGGTATGAAATGTTTCATTATATCACTTCCTAAAAAGATGTTAAAGGTTGTAAATGTCAGCTTTGTACTTGCTTAAATTTTCTCTAAGGAAGGTTATAGTCTCTGCCAAACCTTCTTTGAGACTGTATCTTGGTTCCCAAGAGGTTAGCTCTTTGATCTTTTTATTCGAACCCAACAGCCGGTTGACCTCGCTTTTTTCAGGACGAAGTCTTTGTTCGTCACAAATGATTCGAGCGTTCGGATTAATCTGATCAATCAATTGTTGTGCCAGCTGACCGATAGATATCTCTTGCTGGGACGCAATGTTAATCTCTTGCCCTATGGCCTTGTTGGATTTGGCAATGTCAATAAAACCTTGGGCGGTATCCTTTACAAAATTTAAGTCTCGAGTTGGGGTAAGAGAGCCTAACTTTATTTCTGTCATCCCGGATAAAAGCTGAATGATAATGGTTGGAATAACTGCCCGAGCTGATTGACGAGGTCCATAGGTGTTAAATGGTCGAACTATGGTAATGGGCATTTCAAAACTGCGATAGAAGCTCTCCGCCAGTCGGTCTGTACCGATTTTTGTAGCCGAGTAAGGGGACTGTCCTTGATAGGGGTGTTTTTCATCGATGGGTACATATTGTGCAGTACCGTAAACCTCTGATGTAGAGGTTACCAAAATCCTTTTCGTTCCCAAATCTTTCGCTGCCTGGAGCACGTTCAGTGTACCTTTAATATTCGTATCAACATAGGAATCAGGTGAATGATAGCTGAAGGGAATTGCTATTAAAGCAGCCAGATGGAAAACCTCATCCACCTGATTTAGAGCAGTTCTAACACCATTGGGATCACGGATATCACCTGCAAAAACTTCAAGCTCATCTAACAGTTCTTTGGGGAAGGTATCAAGCCATCCCCAATTGCCAAAGGAGTTATAATAAACAAACGCTTTGACTTTGTTACCATTCTTTATAAGTCGTTCGACAAGATGGCTGCCGATAAATCCATCAGCGCCGGTAACCAGAATTGTTTTCATTGCCTTTCCCCCGCATATCAAATATTTATTTAACATATGTCTCAATATATAATAGGTTCATAGACGTTAGTGCTGGGTATAAAATGCGTTCCGGATGCATGGTCATGATTTCGTTTAGATGGCGGAGATAGTTTATTAGTTCACCTGCTACATCATCATGTCGTAAGCCATATTCAATCGTTGCTTGAATAAAACCAAATTTGTCTCCAACATCATACCTGCGTCCATCAAAATTGTAGGCGATAATTTTCTCAGCTTGGCTGAGTTCACGCAAGCCGTCCGTCAGTTGGATTTCTCCCCCCTTACCGGGTGTGAGATTTTCTAGAATGCGAAAAATCTTAGGGTTTAGTATATATCTCCCCATGATGGCTAAACGTGTTGCAGGAGCATCTTCCGGACGGGGCTTTTCAACAAGATTCCGGGCACGATAAACACGGTCGCAAAGTTTCGCGCCATCGACAATGCCGTATCGAGAAACTTTATCCAAAGGAACCTCTTGTACTCCTACAATACTTGCGTCATGGTGTTCGTAAATAGCTATCATTTGCTTCAAACAAGGTGTCTGGGCATGTATGACATCATCCCCCAATAAAACTGCAAAAGGCTCATTGCCTATAAAGTTGCTTGCACAATAAATAGCATGACCTAAGCCTAAAGCTTCTTTTTGACGGACATAAAAAATATTGGCTATCTGAGAAATATCTTGAACCACCTTCAGGAGCTCTGTCTTATGGGCCTTGTCCAGGAAGACCTCCAGTTCAATTGAACGGTCAAAATGGTCTTGATAGCCCGCTTATTGCGACCGATGACGATAACAATGTCCTCAATTCTTTAGGGTGAGCTTTCGTTGCCGGTAAAATGCGTGTGCCTAGTCCAGCTGCTGGAATCACCGCTTTGCGAATTTTGTGCATAGCAATACTCCTCATAAACAATAATTAATTCTAAAATGGTTTGTCCTCCTTTTTACTTAGGTACTGCATACTATGCCTTTAGTAATAATGTTGTGAAGGAAGAGCAGGCACTGAAAGGATTAAATGAACTAACAAAATAATTTATTCAAAAAAGGTTTTGGGAACCCTGGCATACGATGTTAAGGATAACGGGCAGGAGATTATTGGATATACTGCGGGTTCAGAGTTCAAAGTGGAAATGGTGTTCACTCAGCCAACATCGGCTAATCCTAACCCTGTGATGGATCATTATAATATTCTTTATCCGCGAGGAACGGTTAATAGCATGGCAGATGATCCGGGGAGACAATGGTAATATAAACGATAACAAAAGCAGCTTTCCCAAATATTGAAAGCTGCTTTTGCTCTTTTTAAACAGAATTATTTGAGGCTTAATAAGAAAGCTTCTACTTGATTTGCGGTACGCTCCCAAGTCCAAGCTTGGGCGAAACTATGCCCTGAAGCTGCTATACGCTGACGTTCGGTATCCTCAGTCAATAGATAATAAATAGCTGAACTCAGTTGATCAATATCACTTGGGGGAACTGACAAACAGTTTTCACCATTTTGGACATAATCACGATTACCGCCGCAATCGGTGGTCACTACAGCCGTACCACTGGCCATAGCTTCAAGGGGAGGGAGACCAAAGGCTTCAAAGTAAGAGGTGTAAACAAAAAGGTCTGCCTCTGCATAAAGATGCGCCAATTCTTGGTCGGTGTTGGAGGTTTTAACGTTGCAAGGCACGGGACTTTTAAATTGAGCGTTTTCTGGAATGGATACTGTTAAATCAAAATTAACCTGATCTTTCAATCGAGTAACAGCTTTCAAAAATTCTGCTCCCCCTTTCCAGGTATACCCTGAAATAGGATCACGCATGATGTAAAAAATATTCTTATAGCCTGTTTGCTTTGATGTTTTGGGATAAGGATGGAAGGTTGAAAAGTCCACTCCCCCAGAAATAACCGTACTTTGCAGACCGGTTTCCTGGAGGATAAGCTGGCGATGCCATTGTGAGATTGACATGATTGGGGCACCAATGAGGTAAGTTTGTTTTGCTATTTCTGATTCAGGAACCCAAAGAGGTTCATATCCTAAACTTAGACGTACGACTCTTCCCTTTTGGGATTCAAATGCGGGTTTCACTGTTAAATAGAAATTTGGGAGTATGAAGTCGGCAGAAGGAATGGAAGCGGGGGTTAGTTCTTTTACCCGTTTTAATTTGGCTCGCAGCGGCCATACTTGGAGGCCTTTATCAGGCATGACTACTTCAACATCATGTCCTTTATCAACAAGGGCATTTGCTAAATGATAAATAAAACGGGCTCCTCCACCCATTTCTAAACTTAGAACAGGAAAAACGATCTTCATAGTTTGTCCTCCCTTATACATAACGGTACTACATCTTATGCTTTTAGATGACTGATTTGTGTTATATCACTGGCACTTTTAAGAAAAAATTTGAATACCATACTAAAAGAAGGAAATAAAGATGGAAGGATGTTCAGCCTGTGACAGTTAAGGTCGTAAATCATAAAGATATTCTAAACAAAATTAATGAGCTTCTGTCAGGTTTCAATACAGTCTTAGACATCGGCTGCGGGGTTGGCGAAACTCTCGGTCAATTTTGTTGTCCCATAAAAATTGGGGTAGATACTCACAGACCCTATTTAGAAAACACTAAACCAGGTGAGCAGTTTGTAAAAATAAATTACAGGGCAGAACGTCTAAGTGAACTGTTTTTGCCTAGGTCATTAGACTGTGTGACTTTAATTGATGTCATTGAGCACTTTGAGAAAAACGTTGCTTGGGATGTTTTGCGGCAAGCCGAAGAGATTGCCGCAAAAAGGGTTATTGTTTTTACTCCAAGGGGGTTCTTTCAGCAGCTTGATATTGATCACTATGGTTTAGGAGGAGAAAGTTTTCAACGTCACCGATCAGGCTGGGAAATTAATGATTTTAGAACTCGTGGTTACAATATCTTGATCTTTGATAAGTTCCATGACCAAAGTAATAGAGCGTTTTTAGAGGCCTATGGGGTTGAAGCTGAACCGATAGATGCTCTGCTGGCATGGAAGGATTGTAATCAAGACTAAAAGGTTACCTGCCTGTAAGCTGAAGCAGGAAAGCCTCAAGTTTATCCGCTGAATTCCGCCATGTCCATGTTTGGGCAAATTGACGGCCGACTTGAGCAAGTTGATTACGAATATTTCCTTGAGTTAATAAGTGAACTAAGATAAGGGTTAGTTGTTGAACATCACTGGGGGGAACTAATAAACAGTTCTCTCTGTTTTTTGTATAATCGCGGTTACCGCCATTATCGGTGGTCACAACTGCGGTTCCGCAAGCCATTGCCTCTAAAGGAGGCATTGAAAAAGCTTCAAAATAGGAAGTTGATACAAAAATATCTCCCTGAGCATAGAAATGAGCCATTTCCTGGTCCGTATTGGCGATAACAGTCTCATAGGGAATAGGTGCCGGATAAGTTGCCCCTTCCGGTGCAACGACTTGAATATCAAAGCCTGGAACTAACTGAGTTAAGCGCTGTATTGCTTCCCAAAAATCTTCAGTGCCTTTCCAAGTATAGCCATGTTCTCTGGAACGAAGGATATAAGCGATTGTCGGTCGCCCTGTGGTTAAGGATTTTTTTGGGCCGGGACAAAATACAGAGGAGTTAACTCCCCCGGGAATAACGGTACTGTCCCTGCCTGTTGCCTGAAGGATTATTTGACGATGCCATTGGGAAATGGAAAGGATCGGAGCATTGATCAGGTAGGAGGATAAAGCCTTTTCCTTTTCTTCGACCCATAAAGGCTCATAGCCAAGGCTTAAGCGAACGACTTGGCCCTTTTTTGATTCCCAGGCTGGAAAAACAGTGGGATAGAAATTGGGTAGTATGAAATCAGCAGGGGGTATCTTATCGGGAGTAAGTTCCTTGACGCGAGTGATTTGTGCTCGCAAAGGCCAAGCGACAGCCGCCTTTTCAGGAAGGACAATTTCTACAGCATGCCCTTTATCGACCATTTCGTTTGCCAGATGGTAGATAAAGCGTGTTCCTCCTGTCTCTAAACTTACAACTGGAATAACAATCTTCATAATTGGTTTCCTCCATGAAATGTAAAAAATATTGTCTTTTCAGTTTATGTTCAAAGAGACAATAAGGTTGCAAAAAAAATTTACTTAAAGGCCTTCACAGGTTTTTTGAGGATATCCCCAGCTTTACTGTGTCAACAAGGAGTGGACTGCCATAACTTATAGTGATGACATTGCGGGAGGATAGACCAATAATGAAAATTTGTGTTGTTGGATTAGGTAATATCGGATTCAATCTGTTCACTTATCTGGAACAGAAATTCCCAGGAACGGTCATCGGGGTAGATGTGGATAAGAATAAGGTTAATGAATTACGTCATCAAGGTCATAGAGTGACCACAGATTATAGGGCCTTAACTGGGATAGATGTGTGGCTAATGGCTCCATCCACCGGAAATCAGGGTCAAAATCTTTTTTCGGCATTAGAGCAGATGATCATCATGCCAGGTTCTTTGATCTCCATCGAATCGACTCTGCCGCCTGGAACAATGGTTCGTATTCGAAAATTACTGGAAAAAAAGGGGTTTGAGTTAGGAGAAGACCTTTTCTTAATTCACGTCCCTCATAGAGTTATGTTTGGGGTGGACAAAACGGTCTGCGATACACCACGTGTGATAGGTGCCTTTACAAAAGCCTGCCTTGAAAAAGGACGTCACTTTTATGCTCCTTTAGTTCCTCTTTTGATTGAAGTTTCAGATGTTAGAGTAGCGGAATTGGCTAAAGTCGTTGAAAACGTCAAACGGTATGTAGATGTTGCTTTTGCTCAAGAAATTTATAGATACTGCGTTGCTGAAGGGATGAACTTTAATGATTTAAGAAGGGCTGTTAACAGTAAAACAAATGTTGAACTATTAGGGACCGACTGGGGTATCGGCGGTGAATGTCTGCCCAAGGATATGAATTTCTTACGAAAAGTCTGTTCATCCGCCCTTTTGGAAGGGGCAGAACAAGCAGATCAGGATTATCGTGATCGTATTGTCAAGCAAGTAGGCACCGGTAAAAATGTACTGATCAGAGGTCTAAGCTATAAAACAGGTGTCAAAGATCTAAAGCACAGCAAGGCCGTGGATATGGTTAGGGCTCTGGAGACAGCTGGCAATACGGTTTGGGTAGAAGATCCTCTATTTTCTTCTGAGGAGTTAAAAGATGCAGGGTTTAACTGCATTGACCAATATGTAAGCAAAGAACAATCCAAAGAGTGGGTGATCTTGGAACGACAAACGGCTTTAGAAATTAAATAGAGGGTACGTTAAAATTATCTAAAAGGAGCAAAGTAATGGCTAAAATTTTAGTAACAGGCAGTAAGGGAACGTTAGGAACAAGACTAGTTGAAGTGCTTCAATATCGGGGACATGAGGTTTGGGAAGTTGATTTGCAGCATCATTTGGGGGAACGATATATACGTGCTGATATTTCGGAATATCGTCAGTTAGAACGTGTATTTGAGCAGGATTATGACTTTGTTTTTCATTTAGCAGCAGAATTTGGGCGCATAAATGGGGAACATTATTACGACACTCTATGGAAAACAAATGTAATCGGGACCCGTAATATTCTAGAATGGCAATTAAAAAATGGTTTTAAATTGATCTTTACCAGTTCTTCTGAAATCTATGGTGAAGCACCGGAACCTCTGTTAACAGAGGATTTGCCTTTGAAAAAAACGATTATACAGCATAACGATTATGCCTTGACGAAATGGGTTAATGAAGTTCAAGTCCTAAATTTTGAAAAGAGGTTTGAATCTCCCATAGTCCGATTGCGTTTATTTAATGCCTATGGTCCTGGGGAATACTACCACTCCTATAGGAGTGTGGTATGTCTCTTTATTTATCGAGCACTAATGGGTATTCCGTATGAAGTCTTCGAAGGGTATTATCGTGTCTTTATGTATGTTGATGATTTAATTCCGACCATAGCCAATGTAGCCAAAAATTTCATACCTGGTGTGGTTTATAACATTGGCGGTACGGAATACCGCAGTGTCAAAGATTTAAGTGAATTAGTTCTTAAATATACCAATGGCAATCCAAAGCTTGTTCAGTATCTGCCTGAAGATAAGCATAATACAGTCAGTAAACGGCCGGATATATCCAAAGCTAAAGCTGATTTGGCCCACGATCCCAAAGTACTTCTCGAAGAAGGCTTACCAAAAACCGTAGAATGGATGAAGAAAGTATACTCAATATCTGACTAATTTTATCGTCTCAAAAACTTAGGGTTTGATTTATTAAGGTTTCCAAGATTAAGGAGAGAAACAAAATGCTGCCACCCAAAGTTAGTGTCGTCATCCCAACGTACAATCATATTCGCTATCTCCCCTATGCTATCGAAAGCGTTATCCATCAAGATTATGCAAATCTTGAAGTGATCGTAATTGATGATGGTTCTAGGGATGGAACATCAGAGGCAATTAGGCCTTATCGGCCAAAAATTAACTATGTCTATAAAGAAAACGGTGGAACACCCAGCGCTTTAAATCGGGGTCTTTCGGTGGCGACGGGGAAGTATATTTGCTGGTTGAGTGCTGATGATGCAATGATGCCGGACAAAGTAGCTAAACAAGTTGAGCTAATGGAAAGTAATCCGAGCCTAGGCTTTAGCTATACTAGTTTTATTGTTATTGATGCTAATGGAGTTAAACAGTACGATGTAAATTCACCCTATTACCCGGATAAACGAGAAATGGTAACAAGGCTTATGGAGGGCTGTTTTATCAATGGTTCATCCGTGATGATGAGCAGAGAAGCTTTAAATGTTGTAGGAAATTTTGATTTAGGTCTTCCCCAAGCGCATGATTATGATATATGGTTTCGATTCCTTAGACAATACAATTGTGGATTTCTGCCAGAAGCCTTGTTGGCTTATCGCTGGCACGGTGAAAATATGAGCAAACACTCTAACGATGCGTGTATTATGATCGTCCAAGAAAGAGCTAAACAGCTATTCCCTGAGTGGTTAAGTTAATAGAAATTGAAAAGCGAATTGAGACTCTCAGCTTCTATCTATTGGGAGTCTCTAATTTTTTATTGTGAAAGTGAACTCTCTTAGATACGTTCACTAAACCTGTACCCCTAACATATAATAAATAACTTAGAGCCATTAACTTTATCTTGTTTCTGAGGAGTTTACTACTTCTTTAATCATTCTCACAATCTAATATGAGGAGGCAAACCATGGCGTCGTTGACAACCGGCTTAATTGAGAATACAGGGGTTTCTGGGTCAAGGTTTTGTTCAAAATTATCGGTAAGAATAACCAATAAGGATTTGATTAATGGAGTGGTCCGTATTTGTGGATACTATTGGACGGATACTCTCAAAAAAG
This Desulfosporosinus orientis DSM 765 DNA region includes the following protein-coding sequences:
- the neuC gene encoding UDP-N-acetylglucosamine 2-epimerase, with product MKKTICIVTGTRAEYGLLSPIIKQLKAADHFELKIVATGMHLSEDFGLTYNEVEADGFSIDAKIDILQNNDDSQKAMSKAIGIGVTEFAEYFDQTKPNMVIVLGDRFEIFSAAIAAAVACIPIAHLYGGETTEGAVDEFFRHSISKMSYLHFTSTEQYRQRIINMGESPHRVFNVGSTSVENILNMPLLSKEELARSLNIDLKSPYALVTFHPVTLEKNAAIKQLEELLSALNETKGLNYIFTKANADANGRAINQKIDAYCQENKNAIVFTSLGVLRYLSTMKYCEMVIGNSSSGIVETPSFKKATINIGDRQKGRFFAKSIISCEPEKHAILRSINKARSQQFFMEIADQINPYGDGKTSERITAVIQDILDNDKINLKKSFYDVRG
- the neuB gene encoding N-acetylneuraminate synthase, which codes for MNATIHTYIIAEAGVNHNGDILLAKKLIDTAKTSGADAVKFQTFIAKNVVSKNAQKAAYQKQTTGENESQLEMVKKLELSFDDFRELKNYCDKKAISFLSTPFDLESIDFLETLDMPIYKVPSGEITNLPYLIKIARIGKPVIMSTGMSELDEIALALEALQDNGAGTITLLHCNTQYPTPFEDSNLRAMLMLKDSFDIKVGYSDHTLGIEAPIAAVALGAAVIEKHFTLDKCMEGPDHQACLNPQELKAMVTAIRNIELALGDGLKRVSKSEEPNKIAARKSIVAKRTIVKDEIFTEENITVKRPGCGISPMKWFDVLGKKAKHDFYEDELIEL
- a CDS encoding NeuD/PglB/VioB family sugar acetyltransferase yields the protein MNIAIFGTSGFAREVADICWAIGYSNIVFIGIDPNQKVLLGYDVIHESCVKNLYEKNYDFVIGIGDNSIRAKISQEFDYLKYVNIIHPSASFGKGQLVTFNQCIGNVITAGVRFTNNIEVGNFGIYNLNSTIGHDCKISDYVNLSPNSSISGNVTLGNRAFIGTNATIIQGKIIGKCSVIGAGAVVIDHIPNNCTAVGVPAKIIKTV
- a CDS encoding sugar phosphate nucleotidyltransferase, with protein sequence MKIGALFISEDKSVLDAMKQIDATANQMLLVVENNKLKAIITDGDIRRHLLREGKLEDRVSAIANYQPRFIYEQDKDKAQELMKKWSILSLPIVNESLEIQSIAFLKDYEIGRNLSLNVPVVIMAGGLGTRLYPYTRILPKPLIPIGEIPITEHIINHFKKYQCNEFHFIVNHKKNMIKAYYSEVEKDYTLEFHNEEIQLGTGGGLCLLKDKLTSTFFLTNCDILIRANYKEIYDFHKQNGNMITMVAAYKHLTIPYGIINMIGNGEIASMIEKPEYSFLTNTGFYVVESEVINRLEENTPIGFTDIIEQQKSLGEKIGVFPVSERCWLDMGQLEELERMRKELEI
- a CDS encoding LegC family aminotransferase, which encodes MKHFIPLSVPNLRGNELNYLTDAINKEWVSTGGTYIARFETELAHYLKVYSAVACQSGTAGLHLALILAGVEKDHEVIVPTLTFIASANPVKYCHASPIFMDCDNSLCMDMAKLKMFCQRECNFLDNKLINKTTGKQIKAVVVVHVFGNMADMPAVMDIAKKYNLIVIEDATEALGTYYLEGPYQGKYAGTIGDIGVYSFNGNKIITTGGGGMIVSSSREILKRAKYLSTQAKDDAVNFFHNEVGYNYRLTNLQAALGVAQLEQLEHFISVKKENYERYKRNINGKINGIEILDFREDIRPNYWFYSLYIMNLDKYTRRKIIDKLAEGNIQTRPVWGLIHEQKPYLLDQAYKIEKAPEYHRRIVNLPCSSNLSASSVYKVINTIKSIS
- a CDS encoding NAD-dependent 4,6-dehydratase LegB, coding for MKTILVTGADGFIGSHLVERLIKNGNKVKAFVYYNSFGNWGWLDTFPKELLDELEVFAGDIRDPNGVRTALNQVDEVFHLAALIAIPFSYHSPDSYVDTNIKGTLNVLQAAKDLGTKRILVTSTSEVYGTAQYVPIDEKHPYQGQSPYSATKIGTDRLAESFYRSFEMPITIVRPFNTYGPRQSARAVIPTIIIQLLSGMTEIKLGSLTPTRDLNFVKDTAQGFIDIAKSNKAIGQEINIASQQEISIGQLAQQLIDQINPNARIICDEQRLRPEKSEVNRLLGSNKKIKELTSWEPRYSLKEGLAETITFLRENLSKYKADIYNL
- a CDS encoding DUF4309 domain-containing protein, which codes for MGTLAYDVKDNGQEIIGYTAGSEFKVEMVFTQPTSANPNPVMDHYNILYPRGTVNSMADDPGRQW